The Acidobacteriota bacterium genome includes a region encoding these proteins:
- a CDS encoding DUF2975 domain-containing protein → MKRSSTIFLQVVIVLIGMGVLALMLWEPHLEGRNAHTTTFEIYFKDPFLAYAYMASIAFFVALYQAFKLLGYIGANQVFSQRSVRALRTIKYCALTLIAFIVGAEAFFFTVQRGKEDIAGGVMIGLVMMFVSAVAATAAAVFERLLQSAVEIKSENDLTV, encoded by the coding sequence ATGAAACGAAGCTCAACGATATTTCTTCAGGTAGTCATCGTGCTCATCGGTATGGGCGTTCTTGCCCTGATGCTTTGGGAACCTCACCTTGAGGGCAGGAATGCGCACACCACGACCTTTGAGATTTACTTCAAAGATCCATTCCTGGCGTATGCCTACATGGCGTCTATTGCCTTTTTCGTCGCGCTCTATCAAGCCTTCAAGCTGTTGGGCTACATAGGAGCAAATCAGGTCTTTTCGCAACGCTCTGTAAGAGCCTTGCGGACTATCAAATACTGCGCGCTGACACTTATCGCTTTTATTGTGGGAGCAGAAGCTTTCTTCTTTACAGTTCAGCGTGGTAAAGAGGATATCGCGGGCGGTGTGATGATTGGTCTTGTTATGATGTTTGTCTCTGCCGTAGCCGCCACTGCCGCAGCCGTGTTCGAGAGACTTTTACAAAGTGCCGTAGAGATAAAGTCCGAGAACGACTTAACGGTATAA
- a CDS encoding helix-turn-helix transcriptional regulator, with amino-acid sequence MAIIINIDVMLAKRKMSVTELTEKVGITMANISILKNGKAKAIRLSTLEAICKALECQPGDILEYKEDLP; translated from the coding sequence ATGGCAATCATCATTAACATAGACGTCATGTTGGCGAAGCGGAAGATGAGCGTCACCGAGCTTACCGAAAAAGTCGGCATCACGATGGCGAATATTTCCATCTTGAAAAACGGCAAAGCTAAAGCTATCCGGCTCTCAACCCTGGAGGCGATTTGCAAAGCCCTGGAGTGTCAGCCTGGAGATATTTTGGAATACAAAGAAGACCTCCCTTAG
- a CDS encoding toll/interleukin-1 receptor domain-containing protein has translation MNEPFQYDGFISYGAHDRGEARALAARLRRDGLRAWPGVFDGFSAEGASDKDGARPSDEARRSQREAGLEQARTLLLLLSRHATAAEWVTFEQHAVRFRDPLNQLRRLLPVRLDDAEMRDALKPFAYVDWRLRSEEQYERLLAACRPAATETARATEPKNQAQPSKVFEGHIGAVRGVAGTPDGRRIKASLASVS, from the coding sequence ATGAACGAACCCTTCCAATACGATGGTTTCATCAGCTACGGCGCGCACGACCGGGGCGAAGCGCGCGCGTTGGCCGCGCGGTTGCGCCGCGATGGGCTGCGCGCGTGGCCCGGTGTATTCGATGGCTTCTCAGCAGAGGGGGCCTCTGACAAAGACGGCGCGCGCCCGTCGGACGAGGCGCGGCGGAGCCAGCGCGAAGCGGGACTGGAGCAAGCGCGGACGCTCCTGCTGTTGCTGTCGCGGCACGCTACGGCGGCGGAGTGGGTGACGTTCGAGCAGCACGCGGTACGCTTCCGCGACCCGCTGAATCAACTACGCCGCTTGCTCCCCGTGCGACTGGACGACGCCGAGATGCGCGACGCGCTCAAGCCCTTCGCGTATGTGGATTGGCGGCTGCGCTCTGAGGAGCAGTACGAACGGTTGTTGGCCGCCTGTCGTCCGGCAGCTACCGAGACTGCGCGCGCGACTGAGCCGAAAAACCAAGCGCAACCAAGCAAGGTTTTTGAAGGACACATCGGCGCTGTTCGGG